The following are encoded together in the Clostridia bacterium genome:
- a CDS encoding twin-arginine translocase TatA/TatE family subunit has translation MNLGMPEMIFIFLMALVIFGPRKLPELGRQLAKAMNEFKRASNEFRNQLETEIDVLDQQQRQQAIKEKPVAGSELVNLSPPEGTVINSPMTPPRPVEESIEPPQHQPWPSGAPSEPIADESATPAPAEQESKRSNA, from the coding sequence ATGAATCTCGGTATGCCAGAAATGATTTTTATCTTCCTCATGGCCCTTGTTATCTTCGGGCCGCGGAAGCTTCCGGAACTTGGCAGACAACTGGCAAAGGCAATGAATGAGTTCAAACGCGCCAGTAACGAATTCCGAAACCAGTTGGAAACCGAGATCGACGTGCTTGATCAGCAACAGCGCCAGCAGGCGATCAAAGAAAAGCCCGTTGCTGGAAGCGAACTGGTCAATCTTTCGCCACCGGAAGGAACCGTGATCAACTCACCGATGACACCGCCTCGGCCGGTCGAAGAGAGCATCGAGCCTCCGCAACACCAACCCTGGCCCTCTGGGGCGCCCTCCGAGCCGATAGCGGATGAGTCTGCAACGCCAGCACCTGCCGAGCAGGAATCGAAGAGGTCGAATGCCTGA
- the tatC gene encoding twin-arginine translocase subunit TatC — translation MPEPATARNSSPTAAPDLPAMGFLEHLEELRRRIIFSVLAVAGGFGLCWYWSEKIFGYMQRPIIEALHRHQLEQKLVYLNPTEPFNIYLKIGLIAGIFVASPFILYQVWAFIAPGLYRHERRYVVPFMCSTIFLFLAGGFFGYKIVYPAALDFLVGYGLQFTPMITIGEYTDLFMTIILGLGVVFEMPILVFFLALMGVISAGWMWHNLRYSILVIFVFAAILTPTTDIMNMCVFAAPMIVLYLLSIGVAWLVHPKRRKRALQE, via the coding sequence ATGCCTGAGCCTGCCACCGCTCGCAACAGTAGTCCCACGGCCGCTCCCGACCTCCCCGCAATGGGCTTCCTTGAGCACCTTGAGGAATTGCGGCGTCGCATCATTTTTTCGGTTCTGGCAGTCGCAGGCGGATTCGGACTGTGCTGGTACTGGTCGGAAAAGATCTTCGGCTACATGCAGCGGCCGATCATAGAGGCGTTGCACCGACATCAGCTCGAGCAGAAGCTCGTGTATCTGAACCCGACTGAGCCGTTCAATATCTATTTGAAAATCGGCCTTATCGCCGGCATTTTCGTAGCATCGCCATTCATCCTGTATCAGGTATGGGCGTTCATCGCCCCCGGACTTTATCGCCATGAACGGCGTTACGTTGTGCCCTTCATGTGCAGCACGATATTCCTGTTTCTTGCCGGGGGATTCTTCGGATACAAGATCGTTTACCCGGCAGCCCTCGATTTTCTGGTCGGCTACGGCTTGCAGTTCACGCCGATGATCACTATCGGCGAATACACAGATTTGTTCATGACCATTATTCTCGGACTCGGTGTTGTGTTCGAGATGCCAATCCTTGTCTTCTTCCTTGCTTTGATGGGAGTTATCTCCGCTGGATGGATGTGGCATAACCTGCGCTACTCGATTCTGGTGATATTCGTGTTCGCCGCCATCCTGACGCCAACCACCGATATCATGAACATGTGCGTGTTTGCCGCGCCCATGATTGTCCTATATCTTCTCAGCATCGGCGTTGCCTGGCTGGTTCACCCCAAGCGCCGGAAACGTGCGCTTCAGGAGTAG
- a CDS encoding M28 family peptidase yields MKRGVMLAAILALCGTLAFSGCTRGQTDSSQAGANNVQAAAQAAQPNASDFDPPKDAPPAPRVDAKRAFQYVREVVDIGPRPIGSTGHQTLENYLRSKLKGVDVEEDAFTAQTPAGAFPMRNFIAKFPGKKDGVVVIAGHYDTNLPLKNYVGANDGGSSTGILLEFADVLRASQRDGYSVWLVWVDGEEATVKWTATDSLYGSRHLAERWQNDGTAKKVKAFILLDMIGDADLNIDRDQNSTPWLTEVVGRAAQKLGYHSHFFKRETAMDDDHRPFANVGIPVIDLIDFDYGFNNIFHHTSEDKLDKLSPQSLEIVGNTVLETLRMLDSR; encoded by the coding sequence ATGAAGAGAGGCGTAATGCTTGCAGCCATCCTGGCGCTTTGCGGTACTCTCGCGTTCTCTGGTTGCACGCGCGGCCAGACAGATTCGTCGCAAGCCGGGGCCAATAACGTTCAGGCCGCGGCCCAAGCCGCACAACCGAATGCCTCTGACTTCGATCCGCCGAAAGACGCGCCGCCGGCGCCTCGCGTTGATGCCAAACGAGCCTTTCAGTATGTACGCGAAGTCGTGGACATAGGCCCGCGTCCCATCGGAAGCACTGGACACCAGACGCTTGAAAACTATTTGCGGTCCAAGCTCAAAGGGGTTGACGTCGAGGAGGACGCCTTTACGGCACAGACTCCAGCGGGCGCCTTCCCAATGCGCAACTTCATCGCGAAGTTTCCCGGCAAGAAGGACGGCGTCGTCGTCATCGCCGGACACTACGACACTAACCTTCCGCTGAAGAACTACGTCGGCGCAAACGATGGCGGTTCAAGCACAGGCATCCTGCTTGAGTTCGCAGACGTGCTCCGCGCCTCGCAGCGTGACGGATACAGCGTTTGGCTGGTCTGGGTGGATGGAGAAGAAGCAACCGTAAAGTGGACAGCAACCGACAGTCTTTATGGAAGCCGCCATCTGGCCGAGCGTTGGCAGAACGATGGCACTGCGAAAAAAGTCAAAGCCTTTATTCTGCTCGACATGATCGGCGACGCCGACCTGAACATCGACCGCGACCAGAACTCCACGCCGTGGCTGACTGAGGTCGTGGGCCGCGCAGCACAAAAACTCGGGTACCACTCACATTTCTTCAAGCGTGAAACGGCAATGGACGACGATCACCGGCCGTTCGCGAATGTCGGCATACCAGTTATCGACCTCATCGATTTCGACTACGGCTTCAACAACATCTTCCACCACACGTCGGAAGATAAGCTAGACAAACTGAGTCCGCAGAGTCTGGAGATCGTCGGCAACACCGTACTGGAGACCTTGCGAATGCTGGATAGCCGCTAG
- a CDS encoding DinB family protein, which produces MNRTIWVVAAAFLLALAAQAQQARSEVHPVSDVVRQLLARQSQNIIAAVEELPAEKFDFRPTPQQMTFAHLVTHMAESNTLLCSRIGNVSAPPQVKLVDTDKKPKLVEGLRQSFDFCSRALDKVDDSKLAETINVFGAKRVSRVAAMFALTNDWADHYSAAAMYLRLNGLLPPTAKNAGPQSRETPNKPK; this is translated from the coding sequence ATGAACCGTACGATTTGGGTAGTTGCTGCTGCATTTCTGCTGGCGCTTGCTGCGCAGGCGCAGCAGGCGCGCTCGGAAGTCCATCCAGTGAGCGACGTCGTGCGCCAGTTACTCGCGCGGCAGTCGCAGAACATAATTGCAGCCGTCGAAGAGCTACCGGCGGAGAAGTTCGACTTCCGTCCCACTCCTCAGCAGATGACGTTTGCGCACTTGGTGACGCACATGGCGGAGTCGAACACGCTGCTGTGCTCGCGCATTGGGAACGTGTCTGCTCCGCCGCAAGTCAAACTGGTGGACACCGACAAAAAGCCGAAGCTGGTGGAGGGACTACGGCAGTCTTTCGACTTCTGCTCTCGCGCTCTGGACAAGGTGGACGATTCCAAACTCGCGGAGACGATTAACGTCTTCGGAGCCAAACGTGTGTCGCGTGTGGCTGCGATGTTCGCGCTTACGAATGACTGGGCCGACCACTACTCGGCTGCAGCAATGTATCTGCGGCTGAACGGATTGCTGCCGCCAACGGCGAAAAACGCCGGGCCGCAGTCACGAGAGACACCGAACAAACCGAAGTGA